The following are from one region of the Edwardsiella tarda ATCC 15947 = NBRC 105688 genome:
- a CDS encoding GH1 family beta-glucosidase, with amino-acid sequence MGFPADFLWGAATAAYQVEGAHDVDGKGLSIWDVYAHQPGTTYQGSNGDVAADHYHRFREDVALMAELGMTSYRFSLSWPRLLPEGTGRVNEAGVAFYNQLIDTLLQHNIRPMITLYHWDLPQALQDRFGGWADRRIVDAFDEYARLCYARFGDRVDLWSTFNETIVFIGMGYVTGQHPPALKETKTAIQACHHVFLANARAVKSFRELEVAGQIGFVNVMQPNDPISQRPEDLRACALAEGIYTHWLFDPVLKGEYPVELLAMAQQAFGVPQFAPGDAELLRENIVDFIGLNYYKREMIAANEEIQGFDLNTSGEKGSSGGMGFKGLFKIVRNPDGVYSDWDWEIYPQGLTEAIARIRRRYGEIPIYITENGLGAKDPIVAGEIADQARIDYLRDHIAALEQAIAEGADVRGYYPWSFIDLLSWLNGYQKQYGFVYVDRQQDLARRKKRSFYWYQQVIRSNGAER; translated from the coding sequence ATGGGATTTCCAGCAGATTTCTTATGGGGGGCGGCGACGGCGGCTTACCAGGTGGAGGGGGCACACGATGTTGATGGCAAGGGGCTTTCGATATGGGATGTCTATGCTCATCAACCCGGAACGACCTATCAGGGGAGCAATGGGGATGTGGCCGCCGATCACTATCATCGTTTTCGAGAGGATGTGGCGTTGATGGCCGAGCTGGGAATGACTTCATACCGCTTCTCCCTCTCTTGGCCGCGCCTGCTGCCGGAGGGAACCGGACGCGTCAACGAGGCGGGTGTCGCCTTCTACAACCAGCTGATCGATACGCTGTTGCAACATAACATCCGGCCGATGATCACCCTGTACCACTGGGATCTACCGCAGGCGCTACAGGATCGCTTCGGTGGTTGGGCGGATCGGCGCATTGTCGATGCCTTCGACGAGTATGCGCGTCTGTGTTATGCCCGCTTCGGCGATCGCGTCGATCTCTGGTCGACCTTTAACGAGACCATCGTCTTTATCGGTATGGGCTACGTTACCGGTCAGCATCCTCCCGCGCTGAAAGAGACTAAAACCGCTATTCAGGCGTGCCATCATGTGTTCCTGGCCAACGCGCGAGCGGTGAAAAGCTTCCGCGAGTTGGAGGTAGCCGGCCAGATCGGCTTCGTCAATGTGATGCAACCCAACGATCCCATCAGCCAACGGCCAGAGGATTTGCGTGCCTGTGCGTTGGCCGAGGGGATCTACACCCACTGGCTGTTCGATCCGGTGCTGAAGGGGGAGTACCCGGTGGAGCTGTTGGCGATGGCTCAGCAGGCTTTCGGCGTGCCACAGTTCGCGCCAGGCGATGCCGAGCTGCTACGGGAGAATATCGTCGATTTTATCGGGCTGAACTACTACAAACGCGAGATGATCGCCGCTAACGAGGAGATTCAAGGCTTCGATCTCAATACCAGCGGTGAGAAGGGGAGCAGCGGGGGAATGGGCTTTAAGGGATTATTTAAGATCGTGCGTAATCCTGACGGCGTTTATTCCGATTGGGATTGGGAGATCTATCCGCAGGGGCTGACGGAGGCGATCGCCCGTATTCGTCGGCGTTATGGCGAGATCCCTATCTACATCACCGAAAATGGCCTCGGCGCCAAGGATCCGATCGTCGCGGGTGAGATCGCCGATCAGGCGCGTATCGACTATTTACGCGACCATATCGCGGCGTTGGAGCAGGCCATCGCCGAGGGGGCTGATGTTCGTGGCTACTATCCCTGGTCGTTTATCGATCTGCTCTCATGGCTGAATGGCTATCAGAAGCAGTATGGCTTCGTCTATGTCGATCGTCAGCAGGATCTGGCCCGGCGTAAGAAGCGTAGCTTTTACTGGTATCAGCAAGTGATTCGCAGCAACGGCGCCGAGCGCTAA
- a CDS encoding TRAP transporter large permease, translating into MDSYIALTLFGSFFFLVFVGVPISFSIGIATFASMLLMFPWEIATITVAQRLANGLDNFALLAIPFFIFAGTLMNSGGIAIRLINLAQVMVGRVPGSLGHVNVLANMMFGSISGSAVAAAAAVGGTLHPIQTREGYDPAFSTAVNVSSCITGLLIPPSNVLIVFSLTAGGVSVASLFLAGYLPGILMGLSIMVVCAFIAKSRNYPVSARPTLRQAGKAFWDAWPSLLLVFIVMGGILGGVFTATEASAIAVVYTFVLSVLIYREVKWRDLPKLILESVVTTSIVLLLIGFSVGMSWAMTNADIPYMISDALMGISENPLIILLLINIVLLIVGIFMDMTPAVLIFTPIFLPIAQELGMDPVHFGIMMVANLCIGLLTPPVGSALFVGCSISGVKIQQLIKPLLPFYLALIASLMLITYIPQISLFVPRLFGLM; encoded by the coding sequence ATGGATAGCTATATTGCCTTGACCCTGTTCGGTAGCTTCTTCTTCCTGGTGTTTGTCGGCGTCCCGATCTCTTTCTCTATTGGTATCGCCACCTTCGCCTCGATGTTGCTGATGTTCCCTTGGGAGATCGCCACCATCACCGTGGCACAGCGCCTGGCCAATGGGTTGGATAACTTTGCGTTGCTGGCGATCCCATTCTTTATCTTTGCCGGTACGCTGATGAATAGCGGCGGTATCGCCATCCGTTTGATCAACTTGGCTCAGGTGATGGTCGGGCGTGTGCCAGGCTCCTTGGGGCATGTTAACGTGCTGGCGAACATGATGTTTGGCTCCATCTCTGGCTCCGCCGTGGCGGCGGCGGCGGCGGTGGGGGGCACCCTGCATCCGATCCAGACGCGGGAAGGCTATGATCCGGCCTTCTCCACGGCGGTGAACGTCTCCTCCTGTATCACCGGTCTGTTGATTCCGCCCTCTAACGTATTGATCGTCTTCTCTCTGACGGCCGGTGGTGTCTCCGTGGCCTCGCTGTTCCTGGCGGGGTATCTGCCGGGGATCCTGATGGGGCTGTCGATCATGGTGGTGTGCGCCTTTATCGCCAAGTCGCGTAACTATCCGGTTAGCGCGCGCCCGACGCTGCGTCAGGCGGGGAAGGCCTTCTGGGACGCCTGGCCGAGTCTGCTGTTGGTGTTTATCGTGATGGGCGGCATCCTGGGTGGGGTGTTTACCGCGACCGAGGCTTCGGCGATCGCCGTGGTGTACACCTTCGTGTTGTCGGTGCTGATCTATCGTGAGGTGAAGTGGCGCGATCTGCCGAAGCTGATCCTGGAGTCGGTGGTGACGACGTCGATCGTGTTGCTGCTGATCGGTTTCTCCGTCGGTATGTCCTGGGCGATGACCAACGCCGATATCCCCTACATGATCAGCGATGCGTTGATGGGGATCTCCGAGAATCCGCTTATCATCCTGTTGCTGATCAACATCGTGTTGCTGATCGTCGGTATCTTCATGGATATGACGCCGGCGGTGCTGATCTTCACACCGATCTTCCTGCCCATCGCGCAGGAGTTGGGGATGGATCCGGTCCACTTCGGCATCATGATGGTGGCTAACCTGTGTATCGGTCTGCTGACGCCGCCAGTGGGGAGTGCCCTGTTCGTCGGCTGCTCCATCTCTGGGGTGAAGATCCAGCAACTGATCAAGCCGTTGCTGCCCTTCTACCTGGCGTTGATTGCCTCACTGATGCTGATCACCTACATCCCGCAGATTTCGCTGTTCGTACCGCGCCTGTTTGGTCTGATGTAA
- a CDS encoding TRAP transporter substrate-binding protein: MKLKTFSRHILCAAVLSLIAGGVQAAEKVTLKLAHNLERSHVVHQAFEQMAKEVQQLSNGTMRIRIYPSSQMGSARETLELLQNGALDMTKGSASDLESFDNVYAIYNMPYLFKDQQHFNNVVYGPVGKEIMDSTKDKGFFSMAAYVAGTRSFYAKKPITSPADLKGMKIRVQASPTTIKMIELMGGSPTPISFGEVYTAMQQGVVDGAENNVPSWVQTRHIEIANVLSEDEHASIPDYLVIATKTWEKLTPEQQAILTKAARDSEVYQQKLWDQVDAESRAQAKAMGASIVSVDKAPFRAAVQPLYDEFRKDPKQAALLDKFEAAAQ, from the coding sequence ATGAAACTGAAAACTTTTTCCCGTCATATCCTCTGTGCAGCGGTGCTTTCTCTGATCGCGGGTGGCGTGCAGGCGGCTGAGAAGGTGACGTTGAAGCTGGCGCATAATCTGGAGCGCAGCCACGTGGTACATCAGGCCTTCGAGCAGATGGCGAAAGAGGTACAACAACTTTCTAACGGCACCATGCGTATTCGCATCTACCCCAGCAGCCAGATGGGGAGCGCGCGTGAGACCTTAGAACTGTTGCAGAACGGGGCGCTGGATATGACGAAAGGCTCCGCCAGCGATCTGGAATCCTTCGATAACGTGTATGCCATTTATAATATGCCGTACCTGTTTAAGGATCAGCAGCACTTTAATAACGTCGTTTACGGTCCGGTCGGCAAAGAGATCATGGACTCGACCAAGGATAAGGGCTTCTTCTCTATGGCCGCCTATGTCGCCGGTACGCGTAGCTTCTACGCCAAGAAGCCGATCACCTCACCGGCCGATCTGAAGGGGATGAAGATCCGCGTCCAGGCCAGCCCGACCACCATCAAGATGATCGAGCTGATGGGTGGCTCACCGACGCCGATCTCCTTCGGCGAGGTATACACCGCGATGCAGCAGGGTGTGGTGGATGGCGCCGAGAATAACGTACCGTCCTGGGTACAGACCCGCCATATCGAAATCGCTAACGTCCTCTCTGAAGACGAACATGCCTCGATTCCGGATTACCTGGTTATCGCCACCAAGACCTGGGAGAAGTTGACGCCGGAGCAGCAGGCGATCCTGACCAAGGCCGCGCGTGACTCCGAAGTGTATCAGCAGAAGCTGTGGGATCAGGTCGATGCCGAATCTCGTGCTCAGGCGAAAGCGATGGGCGCCAGCATTGTTAGCGTCGATAAGGCCCCGTTCCGTGCCGCCGTTCAGCCGCTGTATGACGAGTTCCGTAAGGATCCGAAGCAGGCTGCCCTGTTGGACAAGTTCGAAGCCGCCGCGCAGTAA
- a CDS encoding TRAP transporter small permease — MILDRIKKIVDRCIASFAVVVMVALVACVVWQVFSRYVLSQPSTLTDELARFLMIWVGLLGAAYTVGAQRHLSIDLLAMSVRARTQAMLSVLVNLLVMVFSFLVMIVGGRMLIDKTLATAQLSAAMQIPMGYVYFILPLSGAIIIFYNLYFVAHGIKKLTGQQGVSH; from the coding sequence ATGATTCTCGATCGGATCAAAAAAATCGTCGACCGCTGCATCGCCTCGTTTGCGGTGGTGGTGATGGTGGCGTTGGTGGCCTGTGTCGTCTGGCAGGTATTCAGCCGTTATGTGCTTAGTCAGCCCAGTACCCTGACCGATGAGCTGGCGCGTTTTCTGATGATTTGGGTTGGCCTGCTGGGTGCCGCCTACACCGTGGGCGCGCAGCGCCACCTGTCCATCGATCTGCTGGCCATGTCGGTTCGAGCCCGCACTCAGGCCATGCTGAGCGTGTTGGTGAATCTGCTGGTGATGGTGTTCTCCTTCCTGGTCATGATCGTCGGTGGGCGGATGTTGATCGACAAGACGCTGGCGACGGCGCAGCTGTCGGCGGCGATGCAGATCCCGATGGGGTACGTCTACTTCATTCTGCCGCTGAGCGGCGCCATCATCATCTTTTATAACCTCTATTTCGTCGCCCATGGCATCAAGAAACTGACCGGCCAGCAAGGAGTGAGTCACTGA
- the tnpA gene encoding IS200/IS605 family transposase, whose amino-acid sequence MSSYRSSAHVFWRCKYHLVWTPKYRYKVLTGTVGKELYRSVYILCNMKDCEVLELNVQTDHVHLVVMIPPKLSISTLMGVLKGRTAIRLYNKFPHIRKKLWGNHFWARGYFADTVGVNEEIIRRYVRHQDKKDQEYEQQMALLQD is encoded by the coding sequence ATGAGCAGTTATAGAAGTTCAGCACATGTATTCTGGCGTTGCAAATATCACTTGGTGTGGACGCCAAAGTATCGCTACAAGGTTTTAACAGGGACGGTAGGTAAAGAGCTTTATCGCTCAGTTTATATACTTTGCAATATGAAAGATTGTGAGGTACTTGAATTGAATGTTCAGACAGACCATGTTCATCTTGTCGTGATGATCCCACCGAAACTCTCGATCTCAACGCTGATGGGCGTCCTGAAAGGGCGCACAGCTATTCGTCTCTACAACAAGTTTCCGCATATACGAAAGAAGCTGTGGGGTAATCATTTTTGGGCGAGGGGATACTTTGCAGACACAGTTGGAGTGAACGAAGAAATTATCAGACGCTACGTGAGGCATCAGGATAAGAAAGATCAAGAATACGAGCAGCAAATGGCGTTATTACAGGATTAA
- the yjgA gene encoding ribosome biogenesis factor YjgA, which produces MHKHPDEEWLDEIPGQEENDDDDEIIWVSKSEIKRDAEALKDLGAELVDLGKNALDRIPLDEDLRAAIELAQRIKKEGRRRQLQLIGKLLRQRDPEPIQTALDKLKNRHNQQVALFHKLEQLRDRLIDDGDLAITEVINLYPQADRQQLRALIRNAKKEREGNKPPKSARQIFQYLRVLAEENE; this is translated from the coding sequence ATGCATAAACATCCAGACGAAGAGTGGCTGGACGAGATCCCCGGCCAGGAAGAAAACGACGATGATGACGAGATCATCTGGGTCAGCAAAAGCGAAATCAAACGCGATGCCGAAGCCCTAAAGGACCTGGGCGCCGAACTGGTCGATCTCGGGAAAAATGCCTTGGATCGCATTCCGCTGGATGAAGATCTGCGCGCCGCGATCGAGCTGGCCCAACGCATCAAGAAAGAGGGGCGTCGTCGCCAACTACAGTTGATCGGCAAACTGCTGCGTCAACGCGACCCCGAACCGATTCAGACCGCGTTGGATAAGCTGAAGAACCGCCACAACCAGCAAGTCGCCCTGTTCCATAAACTGGAACAACTGCGCGACCGTTTGATTGACGACGGCGACCTGGCGATCACCGAGGTGATTAACCTCTATCCGCAGGCCGATCGCCAGCAACTACGCGCCTTGATCCGTAACGCGAAGAAGGAGCGTGAGGGAAACAAGCCACCGAAATCGGCACGCCAAATCTTCCAGTATCTGCGCGTTCTGGCCGAAGAGAACGAGTAA
- a CDS encoding barstar family protein — protein MQKVQFDFNQITDLAAFYRQFSHVFALSSAFGANLDALWDVVTGDIAMPLEIDFINFDAGKKRRFAALVLLFEAAEAELEGELRFNTYDKAA, from the coding sequence ATGCAAAAAGTCCAATTTGATTTTAACCAGATAACCGATTTAGCGGCCTTCTATCGCCAATTCTCGCATGTCTTCGCCTTGTCGTCGGCGTTCGGCGCCAATCTTGACGCGTTATGGGATGTGGTGACTGGCGATATCGCGATGCCGTTGGAGATCGACTTTATCAACTTCGATGCTGGCAAGAAGCGGCGTTTTGCTGCGCTGGTGCTGCTGTTTGAGGCGGCGGAGGCGGAGTTAGAGGGCGAGTTACGCTTTAATACTTACGATAAGGCGGCCTGA
- a CDS encoding ribonuclease domain-containing protein, with the protein MNKRFRRLVGLFLPLALLAAGALWWGPGAAQNNPAAQASISQLTRQERVVAYLQAHRQLPDYYITKRQARAAGWDPAKGNLCQVLPGRAIGGDRFANREGRLPQQADRIWREADVNYRCGRRQADRVLYSNDGLIYVTRDHYRHFIRME; encoded by the coding sequence ATGAACAAACGGTTTAGGCGTCTCGTTGGCCTGTTTCTGCCCTTGGCGCTATTGGCGGCGGGTGCGCTGTGGTGGGGGCCCGGCGCGGCACAGAATAATCCGGCGGCGCAGGCTTCGATCAGCCAACTGACGCGTCAGGAGCGAGTGGTGGCCTATCTGCAGGCGCATCGGCAGCTACCGGATTACTATATTACCAAGCGCCAGGCGCGTGCCGCCGGTTGGGATCCGGCTAAAGGTAACCTGTGCCAGGTCTTGCCTGGGCGCGCCATCGGTGGCGATCGCTTCGCCAACCGTGAGGGGCGTCTACCCCAACAGGCGGATCGCATCTGGCGTGAGGCGGATGTGAATTATCGCTGTGGCCGCCGCCAGGCGGATCGCGTGTTATATTCCAATGACGGTCTGATCTATGTCACCCGTGATCACTATCGACACTTTATCCGTATGGAGTGA